From the genome of Longimicrobiaceae bacterium:
CCCACGCTGGAGCAGCTGCGCACGAACAACCAGGCGGCGATGTCGGCCATCCAGGCCGTGCTCACCCCCGCGCAGCAGCAGACGGCCTGCGAGATCCAGCGCGAGTCGCGCACCCAGCGCCGCACGGGGACCAACGCCCGCGGCGGGTACGGCGGCAACGGCGGTGGCGCCGGTGGCTACGGCGGCGGCCGGATGGGCGGCCGCGGCGGCATGTACGGCGACAGCACGATGCTGCGCCGGCAGAGCGGCTGGGTGTGGTGCCCGGCCGACACGACCGGCCGCGCTGCACGGGCCGCTGCCACGCGCCAGTAACGCGCTACGAGCAGGGCAGGAGATGGAAGCGGCGCCGGGGCTGATGAGCCCGGCGCCGCTTCGCTTTTCCGGAGACTGGGACGCGTCGAGCGACCGGTCAGTGCACGCGGCTGTGGAGCACGAGCACGGGCTTCGCCCCTTCGCTGAGCGTGGCCGCGTTCATGGTGCCGTGCGGGTAGAATTCCGCGCCCTCCATGCTGGGAGGGCCCATGTAGAGGAGCTGGGAGGCGTCCAAGCGCATGCCGTCCAGGAACACCGTCACGTGGCTGCCGTGGTACGAGAAGCTGATGCCGACCAGCTGGCTGCCCTGGCGCGCGAAGCCGACCTGAAGATTCGGGATCGTAGCGCGCAGCACGTTCGCCAGGTCCTGCCCGTCCCCAACGGGAAACTTCTCCATGTCCTCGCGTGTGATCAACCGCTCGCCGGTCGCCAGCGCGTGGCGGTCGTACGGCACGCGGGGCTGCGCACGTGCGCGCGCGACCAGCGGCGACAGCGCGACCACGTTGGGATTGATCCGCAGCTCCATCTCCAGCTCGCCGCCGCCCGTCAGCACGGCCGAGCCGGCGCGGCTGCCGTAGCTGGGGTGCGTGACGGTCACGGAGTACGTGCCCTCCGGCACCACGTCGTAGATGAAGACGCCCGTGGAGTCCGTGGTCCGCGCCGGCAGCGCCGATCCCAGGCGCACCGTGGCGCCGCGCACCGGCGCGCCCGTCTCGCCGCTCAGCACGCGACCGTGGACGGAGACGGTGCGTGCCGGAGGGCCGGCCGGCGGAACGGTGTCCTGCGCGGCGAGCGGCGCGGATGCGCAGACGAGTGCGACGGCGATGGCGAACAATGGCTTGGTCATGGTCGGGCGGGGGTGGAGGTGAGGCGGGTGTGCCCGGAGGGGAGGCGCGCCCATGGGCACGTCCGCTTTGCTGCGAACGCGCCGGAGCCGCGAGATTCTGACATTGGGTGGGGCGCCGACGCATCGCGCTCCGGGTGCGGAGCGGGGTCGTTCGCTTGGCAGGGTTGGCGCGGATGCTATGGGCAGCGCGCCGGGAGATGTTCGAGCTCGGCGCCACCCTGCGCGGCCGAGGGTCCAGCGGGAGCGTTACAGCGGTGGGATGGAAGGCCGGCGACTGGTCAGACGGAAGCT
Proteins encoded in this window:
- a CDS encoding TonB-dependent receptor, yielding MTKPLFAIAVALVCASAPLAAQDTVPPAGPPARTVSVHGRVLSGETGAPVRGATVRLGSALPARTTDSTGVFIYDVVPEGTYSVTVTHPSYGSRAGSAVLTGGGELEMELRINPNVVALSPLVARARAQPRVPYDRHALATGERLITREDMEKFPVGDGQDLANVLRATIPNLQVGFARQGSQLVGISFSYHGSHVTVFLDGMRLDASQLLYMGPPSMEGAEFYPHGTMNAATLSEGAKPVLVLHSRVH